The DNA segment AACGGTTCGCGGCCGAAAACGGAGGCAGCAAGGCGTACCGCGAGCGTGGCGTTTACTTCCCGTTCGGTGATGGTCCGCGCATGTGTCTGGGGATGCGTTTTGCTGTGACGCAGGTGAGACGGGCGATAGTAGAGGTAGTGGAACGATTCTCAATCTCTGTCAGCAGCAAAACGATTGAACCGTTCGAAATGGATCCGGACCAGTTTATGTTGATGCCCAAGGGCAGCATTTGGTTGGACTTTAAACCAATTGCATAATACTGAACACGCATTTTTATTCACGTTGACAAGGTGCAATGTATGTAACTCGGAGTAACAATATAATAAGGTAAAAGTTTTGAAAACGAAAGCCTAATTCATAACATTTCGTGATACACGAAAACAGAGAGCTTCACAGAGATGCAAGGATCGACCTTTATAGAAAAAACGCTGAACCGTAataaagcaacacacaaaacgtgAACAAAttaacagcaaaacaataaaagagTAAACATACCTAAACATCGTTCAATTTGTGTGAAATGAACCAGAGCAAACGTGTGCCCCAGTTCTACTGGACGAGATTATCAAAGTTGTACTTGTGCTGGAGCTTTCGGCGGATCAGCAAACCCTTGATTAGCTTCTTCCAATTGCCATACACACGCTTCTCGTACTTTTCCTTCGCTCGCTGCTCTTCGGCCTGCTGCTCCTCATGCCAGGCGTCAACGACTACATCCTTAAATTCTtcgcagacgacgaacccatCGTACACCGGGTGACTACTGCCGCCGTGAAAATCGAACCCAGTGACGGCCTGAGCACAGTCGATGCGAAGTTTTTTACATATTCGGTTCAGTCCCGGCACTGAAATGTGGCGCAAGGTTCAAAATTACTTTAAATATTAAAGCCATTGTGTGTTCCGTCCACTTACGTTGCAGATGGACCGTCTTCTTGGGCAGCATGCAGGGCTTGAATAGCTCCACATTGCCGTACGCATTCCGCGGGACGATTCCATCTTCCGCCGTAGGCGGATCGTACTCTTCCGTCTGCCAGTAGCCAAACAGTTCGAGCGGTTGCGATGGTAACATTTGTCCGGATGactagaattaaaaaaaagtatatggtttaaatgtttaattgtTCTAAAATCCATATGCAACACAACTCACCCTGTCGTATTTGGGCCGGCCGGAAACAATCTTGTACGGTGTTTCGAACATTTTCACCGTACGCGCCTGCTTCAGCCACACTTCGCGCGCATGCAACGTTTGTACGCATTCGCGGGCGTACACCGGCTCCTTGCCCGAGGTAAACCCAAGCGTTGGCGCATCCGGCGGGTAGATCGCTTCAAACTTGAGCAAATGGCGCTTCAGCGCAAAGTAAGGATGGTTTTTGTACTCCGCCACCGTGCGTGGCAGTGGACGCTCCTCCAGTATACGGTTCAGTTCCCGATCCTCGGCAGCGTCCCGTGCAGCGCACTGTTTACCGCCCCTGAACGGACCCAGCACGTTGTCCATCCACTGCTGCATGATGCGATGTTTAATCGTTACGGTAAGATAGTCCGCACAGTAGCGCGCAGAGATGTCCTTTATCGAGCCGTCGTTGTTCCAGGCGAGCACGTACAGCATAGGGGTGGATGCTTGCTGGACGATTTCATTGACACACTCCATCAGGCCGCGCGTAACGTCCAACGGAATCCAGCGTTGCTCCTCCTCGGCAAAGGCTTCAATCCACAGGTTCAGTTTGTTGCACGAGCTCGTTTTGGTGCTGCTTTCGTCGTCGTCCGTCGATAGCACTGGGGTTTTGAGCAATTTTCTCGTTTTCGGGTTGAATCGTTCAATTTTGACGATCTTTTTGACGGGCGAAGGTGTACTGGTGGTGGATTTGGTAGTGGGTTTGGTAGTGGGTTTGATGGTTGATTTTTCCGGCAGTTTGTCATTCTTGTCTTTCTTCGCTTCATAATCTCTTCGTATCATTTTGGAGGATTCGCCGTTTTTATCTTGGGAGCTGGTGGCGGGTGCCTTTACCGGTTCGGAcctatttttaacatttttagcCTCTTTAGATGGTTTACTATTTTTTGCTACAGACTaaaaggggaaagaaaacaaaatatatgtATTAAATAGGTTAAACTACCTAAATCCGCTTTGGTGTGTTACCTTTGTCGTTTCGTCCTTTTCTGTAGTCTTTGCTTCATCCATTCgttgttttcgtgtttttcGCGGTGAAATACTGACCGGTTTAGTTGCTTCCTTCGGCACCTTCGCGTTACCATCCGGAACAGCTGACGTTCGCTTCTGCTTGGAACGGTTACTTCGGCTGCTTTCCGTATCATCTGCTCCATCTAGCTGCGGAATTTCGACAGGGGAAGATTTCCGTTTCCTGCTTACTttagcttttttcttcttttcctcgcCATAATCATGATCGCTCTCGACGTTTTTCTTCGTGTCCTTGGCCACTTTCATTTTCTCCTTTGCCGGTACCACTTTCAGCAGATCGGAGTTGGACAGCACCTTCGGCACCACCTGTAACGATGTCACCATCCGACACTGCACGCCGATAGAGCGTAGCAGTATGATGAACATCAAAATGTAATCCCGCTTACAGTTGGCCATCTGTGAGAGCAGCTGAAGGCGAAGCGATTTTTCCAACGTCAGCCTTTTCCAGCTGTTCACAAACACTCGTCTGTCCTTCAGATCAACGATTTCGCGATAGTACTGCATGATCTGCTGAAAGTACTGCACATTGGTGCGACCGTTGGGATAGCACCGTTCCGATGGTATGAGCGCATTGCCG comes from the Anopheles coluzzii chromosome 2, AcolN3, whole genome shotgun sequence genome and includes:
- the LOC120953175 gene encoding DNA repair protein complementing XP-C cells homolog; its protein translation is MSDTFMSESEEEGGDFSASEDEWLPGKSDGKNKRKRNDSSDSEAVSDESDGDSEDDEITSKTVGKGKQMAKNNQRFHKSNTKGKPPTNRSGKATGTIGRASVKQSSYQDSESDSGDEHLVDPTKLDLNSKFFAAISSSSLAGGKVAAPDAAPVFDCNAGMGKLSDSSEEEDDAVVQHDNSPAEDRKGRKLIAKINEASQAYVNFQDFTKTLETAKNHLESATKKQQQLTAGNAIDISSLLAMGEKSSTVAEKPIPSAKGTTTKSRKAAKKQAESDSDWEEVEEGAEPASTSRAETVQITLKPELAKQKKKKCTEIDVEAYINRMINREKRDAQLVLHKVTIIMGIAHGNFTNGVLNSPTLLAIGNALIPSERCYPNGRTNVQYFQQIMQYYREIVDLKDRRVFVNSWKRLTLEKSLRLQLLSQMANCKRDYILMFIILLRSIGVQCRMVTSLQVVPKVLSNSDLLKVVPAKEKMKVAKDTKKNVESDHDYGEEKKKKAKVSRKRKSSPVEIPQLDGADDTESSRSNRSKQKRTSAVPDGNAKVPKEATKPVSISPRKTRKQRMDEAKTTEKDETTKSVAKNSKPSKEAKNVKNRSEPVKAPATSSQDKNGESSKMIRRDYEAKKDKNDKLPEKSTIKPTTKPTTKSTTSTPSPVKKIVKIERFNPKTRKLLKTPVLSTDDDESSTKTSSCNKLNLWIEAFAEEEQRWIPLDVTRGLMECVNEIVQQASTPMLYVLAWNNDGSIKDISARYCADYLTVTIKHRIMQQWMDNVLGPFRGGKQCAARDAAEDRELNRILEERPLPRTVAEYKNHPYFALKRHLLKFEAIYPPDAPTLGFTSGKEPVYARECVQTLHAREVWLKQARTVKMFETPYKIVSGRPKYDRSSGQMLPSQPLELFGYWQTEEYDPPTAEDGIVPRNAYGNVELFKPCMLPKKTVHLQLPGLNRICKKLRIDCAQAVTGFDFHGGSSHPVYDGFVVCEEFKDVVVDAWHEEQQAEEQRAKEKYEKRVYGNWKKLIKGLLIRRKLQHKYNFDNLVQ